From a region of the Toxotes jaculatrix isolate fToxJac2 chromosome 7, fToxJac2.pri, whole genome shotgun sequence genome:
- the cldn5a gene encoding claudin 5a codes for MVSAGLEILGLSMCVIGSLLVMVACGLPMWKVTAFIEANIVVAQTIWDGLWMSCVVQSTGQMQCKVHDSVLALSHDLQAARALTIISSVMGVLGLMVVIAGAQCTNCIRTEYIKARVVNAGGVIYIISGLFVLVPLCWMANNIISDFYNPQVPASKKREIGAALYIGWAATALLLIGGVLLCCSCPSSGNSGYSVKYAPTKRATQNGDYDKRNYV; via the coding sequence ATGGTGTCGGCCGGACTGGAGATCCTCGGACTGTCGATGTGCGTAATTGGCTCGCTCCTGGTGATGGTTGCGTGCGGACTGCCCATGTGGAAGGTGACGGCTTTCATCGAGGCCAACATCGTGGTGGCTCAGACCATCTGGGACGGCTTGTGGATGTCGTGTGTGGTGCAGAGCACGGGGCAGATGCAGTGCAAGGTGCACGACTCCGTCCTCGCCCTCAGCCACGACCTGCAAGCGGCCAGAGCGCTCACCATCATCTCCTCGGTGATGGGCGTGCTGGGGCTCATGGTTGTGATTGCTGGGGCGCAGTGCACCAACTGCATCCGCACTGAGTACATCAAAGCCCGGGTGGTGAACGCCGGAGGGGTCATCTACATCATCAGTGGTCTGTTTGTGCTGGTGCCTCTCTGCTGGATGGCAAACAACATCATATCGGACTTCTACAACCCGCAGGTGCCCGCTTCCAAGAAGAGGGAGATCGGCGCTGCGCTCTACATTGGCTGGGCGGCCACAGCGCTGCTACTGATCGGAGgagtgctgctgtgctgctcctgTCCCTCCAGCGGAAACTCGGGATACTCAGTAAAATACGCACCGACCAAGAGAGCCACGCAGAACGGGGACTATGACAAGAGGAATTATGTGTAG